AAAGGTAGAGGTACTATCAATTCAATATATTTACATACTTCAAAAAAAATTTATGGAAAAACTTTTAGTAGTCAACAATGTTTCCAAAATCTACGGAGATTATAGGGCGCTCAACAATGTATCTATCGAGGTAGAAAAGGGAAGTATTTTTGGCCTGCTTGGACCAAATGGCGCTGGAAAAACTACGTTGATTCGCATTATTAACCAAATTACCATGCCAGATGCAGGTACGGTAATTTTAGATGGTGAACCTCTTCAGCCAAACCACATTAAATATATTGGGTATTTGCCCGAAGAACGCGGGTTATACAAGTCTATGAAAGTGGGAGAACAAGCGCTGTACTTGGCACAGTTAAAAGGATTGACTAAACAGGAAGCAAAAGAACGACTTAAATATTGGTTTGATAGGTTGGAAATAGGTGATTGGTGGGACAAAAAAATCCAGGAATTATCTAAGGGAATGGCACAAAAAATACAATTTGTTGTTACCGTACTTCACAACCCAAAACTGTTAATTTTTGATGAGCCATTTAGTGGTTTTGATCCTATTAACGCCAATCTTATTAAAGATGAAATATTAAAGCTACGCGACGATGGCGCCACCGTAATTTTCTCTACCCACCGCATGGAATCTGTAGAAGAAATGTGCGATCATATTGCATTGATTCACAAATCCAATAAAATTTTGGACGGTAGGCTTATCGATATAAAACGCCAGTATAAAAACAACACTTTTGAAATAGGTTTAATAACGCCAAACCACATGGCAGTTTCGACTGCTCTAAAAGATAAATTTGACATTTTTCCGGCAACGTTTAAGAGTATTAATGACGAATTGCAGTACAAAGTAAAGATTCCTGATTCTGTGGCGCCAAATGACTTTGTTAGTTATTTAACTTCGTTAGGGCAGTTAACGCATTTTGTTGAAGTAGTACCCTCTGCAAACGATATTTTTATTGAAACCATTCAAAAAAACTAAGCAACCATGAATCATCTTCCGCTTATAATAAAGAGAGAATATCTTACCAAAGTGCGCAATAAATCTTTTATTGTAATGACGTTTTTGAGCCCACTGATTTTTGTGGGTATTTTCGCATTGGTAGCCTATTTGTCCAGTCTAAATAACGATACCGTTCGTAATATTTCAATACTGGATGAAAGTGGCATGTTTGCAGGCGAATTTAATTCTACCCCCCATTTACAGTATAAAATGCTCAGCGGAGTACAATTGGCAGATGCCAAAAAAATAGCTGAAAATGGCGAAATTTATGGTTTGTTATATATTCCTAAAACCGAAAGCCTCGATGAACTTTCAGAGAAAATAACCTTTTATTCGGAAGACTCCCCCTCATTGTCTTTGATGAGTGACATTAATAACTTGTTGGAAGATAAAGTAAACACTTTAAAACTAAAGGAGGCCGGAATTGATTCAGAAACCATTAAAAACCTTCACATTAACATAAGTGCCAATCAAGAAACATTTCAAGGAAAGGAAACCTCAAAGTTAGGTTCCGGCTTAAAATTAATTTTTGGTGGTGCCGCAGGTTATTTGCTTTTTATGTTTATTATTATTTATGGCAATATGATTATGCGCAGCGTAATTGAAGAAAAAACAAGCCGTGTTATTGAAG
This region of Aequorivita marisscotiae genomic DNA includes:
- a CDS encoding ABC transporter ATP-binding protein, coding for MEKLLVVNNVSKIYGDYRALNNVSIEVEKGSIFGLLGPNGAGKTTLIRIINQITMPDAGTVILDGEPLQPNHIKYIGYLPEERGLYKSMKVGEQALYLAQLKGLTKQEAKERLKYWFDRLEIGDWWDKKIQELSKGMAQKIQFVVTVLHNPKLLIFDEPFSGFDPINANLIKDEILKLRDDGATVIFSTHRMESVEEMCDHIALIHKSNKILDGRLIDIKRQYKNNTFEIGLITPNHMAVSTALKDKFDIFPATFKSINDELQYKVKIPDSVAPNDFVSYLTSLGQLTHFVEVVPSANDIFIETIQKN